CTGCCGATACTGTAGATATTGTTCCTCCACCAAATCTTTGGTGATGAGTTTCCTGGGCTCCCCATAAATGAAATCCTCCTGCCCAGCATATACCCCCATCGTATTCAATGCTTTCCAGATTTTCTCCTCAGGGGCACAGTTGCCCTCCATGAAGATCATACCCAGGATAAGTATCAGGAAGCCAGTCTTGGGCATTCCCCCATCATTACTCAGCATCCCATCATAGGTGAGGTTGAGCGTTTTGACAAGCTCATAGGAGTGTCCCGTGGGGTCCACTTCTTTCACTTCAATGCCAAAGACAACCTCCATGCACTCACAGACTTTGCTGAAGATCTCAGGGAAGTTGTCCTTGTGTTCTCTGATGACACTCCTCAGCATTTCTGCTTTTGTGATGGGTTCCTTTGTTACATATTTGACACACAAGAACTGCATCAGTTCAGCCACCTTGTTGTTTAGCTCACCACTGAGTGAGGACTCAGGATCTGGCGGAGTCTGGGAGATGCTGGGCTCCTCCTCCAATTGGCTTCTGGAATTCTTATCAGTTTGACTCAGTGGAGTGGCTGAGGTGGCAGTGGGTGAGAAGCAGGCTCCCTGAGAACTCTGGACAGCACTCAGTGCCCCAGTGGCAGGCACCTCCTCTGTAGTTCCAGGGATCAATGGGGTAAGGGAAGAGGAGATGGTGGACTTGGGGCAGGAGGTGGCCTCTTCCTTCTGAGCCATGGGAGCCTGCACACATTCTAGGCCCTGTGCCTCTTTTGGGGCCTGAAGGTCTTCCTCAAGCTTGTAGCACTCACTCTTCTGACCCAGAGACATGATGGCTGGTATTGGAGGCAGCCAGCAGGACAGTGGGACCCTGGGGGAGCAAGAGAGATGGTCAGTGGCCTCAGCTGAGAAAATTCCCCCACCCAGGATAGCTCTGACAAAGGAAGCTTACAGGTCTCCTCTTTAGGGGAGCTCCCAGGTGTCACGGGCTGCTGTTCTTGTCAGCCTAAGAATGAAAGAAGTGAGATAGTTCCTAAGGGTAGAGCCCAAGGATTCCAGGGCTGAGAGTAGGCCAGGTGGGGTCAGGCACTGTGGATTCTGTTTTGGGGTGGGCAGGACCTTGGGAGACATTCAGGGTGTGCACCTCATTTTGACTGCTGCAGCTGTCCGGGCCTTCTCCCATATGCTGACCTGAGAACCCAGGCCTCGAGTATGGTTGTCACCTCCCAGATCTTAGAACTCTTGAGGAGGGAAACTGAAAGGATTCCTCAGGATGCAGACTACAGACACAGTTGTGGGCCCCACAGTGTTGACAGCAGTGGTGGGGCCAAGCTCTGTGATGTCCCTACTGTCATGGGGTGGAGGGTTCCCTCAGTGCTCCTTCAGAGTCCCAGCACTTTCCCCTGCCAGCATCTAGGCCCTGTCACTCTGCTGATGTcccccagaggaagaagagaaggggcGCCACATCGGACTCCACTTGCCCAGGGTCTCCCAAGGCTGCTAGCAGGGGCTGCGCAGGTTTCAGAGGCGGGAGAGGGGGGCCGCCCATATCTCAGCTAGGAGGGCCCATCACGATTCATCTTTACACCTGACCAAGCCCGCCTCACATCCTCCACAGCTGAGCAGACTTGGCATCCTCAGGTTGCAGCCTTGCTTCTCTGTGAGGGACCCAAGCCCCATGATGGGAGCACAACCTACCACTACCGGCCACCTCTGCCCAAGGCCTCTCCGGTACCACAGCAGGGTAGAGGCCATCTGTTCTGGGGTAGGGGGTACCCTCCGATCTGCCTTCCCATGTGGGCAGGTTCTCAGCCAGCCCTCACCTGACATCTCCTTGAGCCTGCCCTCCCCGACACCAGAGTGCCTAGAGTCCACACCCAGTGGCTCCTACCTGAGGTCTCCCAGACTGGAGCAAGGAGCAGGGCAGGTTTCCGTGGGCCACCCTTTCTCTGCAGTGAGGACCCCTCAGTTCTGCTCAGTGTCGTCACAGCTACTCCTGACAGGGTACAGTTGGGTCAGGGAGCGGCCCAGGGCTGAGCACAGCCTCTCGGTTTTGCTGGGGCTCTGAATGTCTGCACGGAAAACCTTTCTTTGCTGTCCCTCAGGGTCCTCACGTCAAGGTTGGGCCACCCCTAGGACTTTGCCCCCTACTGGCCCCAGGCCATCCCTGAGGAAGCCTCACCCCTTTCAGACTCTGAAAGCTGAAGTAGGAAACATTACATCGGAAACCCTTCCTTGGGCAGACAGTAAGGACGGGGCTGGGCCCACCTTTCTGCAGTGGGCTCTCCCCTTCACCAGTCTTTTATGGGCCTTGCTATCATGCCTAGTGAGGGGGTCTGGGCCTTCTTGGCCTGCCGACCTGATGCCCCATCAGACCGATCATCTTGCCTCCCAAGATCCCCGACCCAGAATGGGGAGAGGGCTTATCCTGCCAGCACTTGCCCGGGTCTCTGGGGCTGACACCACTGGTTGGGGTGAATTTCTGCGAGGATCCCCCTCTGGCTCTAAGGTGGGTGACATCTCAGTCCTCAAGGTGTTCCTATTTACTCCTGTCAGGGCCTGGGTCCCCTTTCTTCTTCTGGTCTGAGATGTGCCCTGCAGGCCAAGAGCACCATCTCCATGAGGTCTTGACAGTGAAGTGTGGATGGAAGGGGTCATCTGTCAACCATACCTGGGGCCTCATGAGGCAGATGGAAAAGGCAGGTGTCTGCCGTTTCTTCAGGATCCTCCCTCTGACAACTGGCAGAGTCTGGGCCTCCTCCCTTTGCTGACCTGAGTGCAATCACTGCAGTTGAAGCCTCGTCTTCAGATTCCCAAGGTTGAAGTCGGCAACTACATCCAAGGACCCTGCACAGGGCCTCCGAGAGCTGAAAacgggctcagaagaagcggagGCCCATTCTCTTCTGTTTGGCAGGCAATTCAGTCATCCCACGGGATCAGTTTGACTCTTGGAATTGCTGGCGCCCCCTCCCCCTGAGGGCCGCTTCCCTTAATCACGGGTCACCTTGGAGTTCGCAAGAGTCAGAAAAGAGGAGGGCAGTGCAGATCCCAACAAACCTACTGGGAGTCTCCCAGGATTGACATCAGGGATGGAACAGGGTACTGCAGGGACCACACAGTTCTGGGGGGCGGGGGTTGGACTCCTCAGTCCTCACTCATAAATGTACTTCTCTTGGCTGCTGCCTTCCTGATTAAATGCTCTCTGGTAGGTTCCTTCTTTTCTGCCAGCTGAGATGCATTTGCTCAGCTGCAAACCTTCCAGAGAAAGGTTTCGGTTCCCAAGCTAGATGCTAGATGGGAGAGGAGCACTGCCCCATGACAGGTGGTGGATATTCAGAAAAACAGCTCCTCTTCCTGTGGGTCTCTTCACCAGCCAGACATAAAACTTTGGAAACATTTTGTTCTAATACTTTATTTCCTACACTGAAGTGGGAGAGCAGTGTGATTTGGGGGAGATCCTGCTCTTTTGAAGTTCTCACACTGAATTATCCAGTATagtgatttccatttttcttaagcTTCGTTGATATTAAGgaatatattttatgaatatattttatttttatattttatgaagcATCTTTTTATGAAGGATCTGTTTGTGTCTGTGTCTCACCCTTATAGTTGCTATTCCCCTTTTAGAACATTCTTTTTATCAAAAATATGTTTTCACTTATGGACAcgggaagaggggagaagagggtgagatgtatggagagagtaacatggaaatttacattaccatttgtaaaatagatagccaatgggaatttgctgtatgcctcaggaaactcaaacagtggctctgtaccaacctagaggggtgggatggggtgggagatgggagggaggtttaaaagggaggggatatatgtatacctatggctgattcatgttgaggtttgacagaaaacaacaaaattctataaagcaatcattctttaattaaaacataaataaattaaaaaaaaatatgttttcaaggCCAGGCTTCACTCACTCAAGTGATTTCAGGTGGTGATtaacacaggctctggagtcataCTGCATCAATCAACCTAATTTTTCCTGAAACTTCCCTGGGCCTACTGGCCTCTGTGGGCTGAGGtggtatgtttaaaaatattcctcccacctcccttcatTTGAGGTGTATTTTTGGCTATGGACCTTCACAAACTTGTCTGCCACCTCCCACCCTCTCACCAAGTACCACGTCTTTTTTCTCCACCAAgggtttttcatgtttttttttgtttagaCTTAGTTGTTGATATTTTTGGTGGGCTGAAAAATGGCCCTCCCAAAGAGCTCCTATTCCAATCCCTAGAGCCTTCTTTGGGAAAAGGGTCTTTAAAGACATAATTAAGAATCTTTCCATGGGGGGATTagcctggattatccaggtgggtcCTAAATAGAATCACATGTTTCCTTACAAGACAGAGGCAGGAGAACTGAcaagctgagaaggcaatgtgaAGATGGAGCAGAGAGCTATTTGGAGATGTTGACCTTGAAGATTTCAGTCATGTTCccataagccaaggaatgccagaaGTTACAAGAAGCTAGAAAAGGTAAGGAATGGGCTTTcccctagagcaggggtccccaacctctggggtttaatgcctgatgatctgaggtggagctgatgtaatactAGAAATACAGTACACAATgtcatgtgcttgaatcatcctgaaaccatccctccctctgtccatggaaaaattTGTCTTCCACACAactgatccctggtgccaaaagctTGGGGACCGCCAGCCTACAGTTTCCAGAGGGCATGTGGCCTTTCCAGTAGCATCATTTCAGCCTAATGGAATTGATTTTGGGCATCTGGCtttcagaactgtaagagaataaatttctgttacttAAGACACCCAGTTCATGGTAGTTTAATAC
This DNA window, taken from Bubalus kerabau isolate K-KA32 ecotype Philippines breed swamp buffalo chromosome X, PCC_UOA_SB_1v2, whole genome shotgun sequence, encodes the following:
- the LOC129638770 gene encoding melanoma-associated antigen 10-like translates to MSLGQKSECYKLEEDLQAPKEAQGLECVQAPMAQKEEATSCPKSTISSSLTPLIPGTTEEVPATGALSAVQSSQGACFSPTATSATPLSQTDKNSRSQLEEEPSISQTPPDPESSLSGELNNKVAELMQFLCVKYVTKEPITKAEMLRSVIREHKDNFPEIFSKVCECMEVVFGIEVKEVDPTGHSYELVKTLNLTYDGMLSNDGGMPKTGFLILILGMIFMEGNCAPEEKIWKALNTMGVYAGQEDFIYGEPRKLITKDLVEEQYLQYRQVPHSDPPRYEFLWGPRAYAETSKMKVLEFFAKISGTDPTSFLFWYEEALRDERAQARTVPGDDNYCHGQ